Genomic DNA from Paenibacillus donghaensis:
GGGATACCCTGCAGTCCGGCCAGATAAATGATCATGTAATAACCCGCGCCTTTCCAGACCGTAGACAGAACAATCGACAGCATGGCATATTTCGGATTGCCCAGCCAATCCACGATATAGTCTCCTAAACCGATAGCGCTCAGAATCTGATTAAACACACCGAAGTTGTAATTCAGAATCATGGCCCAGACAAAGCCCATTACGATCCCGCTTAGCAGGGTCGGGAAATAGAATATACTTCTGAACAAATTGCGGAACCACCGCACCTTATCGACCATCATCGCCATAGCGATGGCTGCAATATTCTCCAGCAGTACAAGGGAAATCGTCATAACCATGGTATTCTTAAGCGCATTATGCACCCGTGGACTGTTCCAGATCTCCACGAAGTTGGCGAACCCGATATAACGGATGTCACTGCTGATTCCGTCCCATGACGTGAAGCTTAAGTAGACGCTTCCCACCGTAGGAACGATGACGAACAAGGTGTAGAGCAGAAATGATGGAAGTATGAACAGCAATGCGTAGGACTGCCATTTTTTCTTTTTCTTTTTCGGCTTCTCTCTGGCTATGAATGACTTGTCCGCGTTAACGATAGATGTAGCCATAGTTGCTCTCCCCTCCCGGGCGCCTGCTTTATATAAGAGAACCTCCACCGAAGCGGAGGTTCCTCTTCCGGCGCTATATCTTACAGTGAATTGGCTTTGACCTGGTTGTCGTATTCTGTATCCGCCTGTTTCATATAATCTGTTACGTCTCCGTCCTTCATCACCATGTCCTGCAGCAATTTGTAGTACCAGTTGCGGAATTGCGGAGGAATCAGATTGTCGCCCCACCAGTTGTTGATGGCCAGGGACTTGGTAACATTGGCATCGGCAACAAGGTCAAGCGCCACCTGCATCTGCTCGCTTGTGTCGTAGGTTACTTTTTCTTTAGTGGTTGGAATGGCATTGATTGTTGCCAGGTAAGCCGAATAT
This window encodes:
- a CDS encoding carbohydrate ABC transporter permease; protein product: MATSIVNADKSFIAREKPKKKKKKWQSYALLFILPSFLLYTLFVIVPTVGSVYLSFTSWDGISSDIRYIGFANFVEIWNSPRVHNALKNTMVMTISLVLLENIAAIAMAMMVDKVRWFRNLFRSIFYFPTLLSGIVMGFVWAMILNYNFGVFNQILSAIGLGDYIVDWLGNPKYAMLSIVLSTVWKGAGYYMIIYLAGLQGIPQELNEAASIDGAGGWQQFRHITFPLLAGSMTVCLVLSMISALKIFDQIAVMTDGGPGFETETLTYIIYKVGFGELRQGFGTALAMVLFLIILLITVIQVKVLQKREVQL